The following proteins come from a genomic window of Lachnoclostridium phytofermentans ISDg:
- a CDS encoding glycosyltransferase, translated as MNFNIEGKISKIKSIGKVCNRNSHYLNKRKKTIKETAILFESKKGTDLAGNIFYLLKELTKKEYSKFLCYLTVNLSSKDRIQKLLWKYQVNNVILLDMNSRKYVEMLATAKYIVNDTSFPTWFYKRPEQVYLNTWHGTPLKHMGYEDVNRAFAIGNIQKNFQIADYLLYPNDYMKEKMIHAYYLENTYQGKILCEGYPRNAIFYQKERAEIIRKELELADKQVIVYMPTWRGTLTEIKNTEQAEACSCNFALLDKLLNDNQVFFVKFHVFLQGCFDFSKYKHIKPFPEGYETYDFLNSADILVTDYSSVFFDFANTRKKIVLFTYDRNDYLDERGIYIPLDSLPFPQVENVTKLYEEINTPKTYDDKDFLENFCTYDNIDAVNKIARHVFLGQKVCKEEKAKGNGKPNILVYCSNLVMNGITTSLLNLMSLIDKEKANYYLFFRQNQFIKTPMRLSVLPPNMGLMPLCGSTIEWKWMEAVYHKLYFRFNMDSKFLQKRMNRLYQREFDKRFQNVRIDKIVHFSGYTPDITLYLQQAEARKVIFIHNNMFEEYKEKKNFHFNILKHAFESYDKIIAVSDETKNSIKKIGDFMDKVEVLNNAHNVEDILVKAKLPFVMEEETELSVPYEEFTKMLEGDSTKFITIGRFSPEKGHMKLMSAFNEFHKDHPNTKLIVIGGYGTLFNDTVDFSRKLESAKDIYIVKSTSNPFTILKQCDLFLLPSDREPLGLVLLEADTLGVPIVATDIPGSGDFIREHHGYLVENSEKGLRKGMEDFLEGKVKPLNISFTKYNQSIVKRFEDLIGVNYAK; from the coding sequence ATGAATTTTAACATTGAAGGTAAAATTTCCAAAATAAAATCGATTGGAAAAGTTTGCAATCGTAATTCGCATTATTTGAACAAACGGAAGAAAACAATAAAGGAAACTGCTATTTTGTTTGAATCGAAGAAAGGAACTGATTTAGCAGGTAATATTTTTTACTTATTGAAGGAACTAACTAAGAAAGAATATTCCAAGTTTCTATGCTACCTTACTGTTAACTTATCAAGTAAAGATAGAATTCAAAAGTTGCTTTGGAAATATCAGGTGAATAATGTCATACTTCTTGATATGAATTCAAGAAAATATGTAGAGATGTTAGCTACTGCAAAGTATATAGTGAATGATACTAGTTTTCCAACTTGGTTTTATAAAAGACCGGAACAGGTTTATTTAAACACTTGGCATGGAACACCTCTGAAACATATGGGGTATGAAGATGTAAATCGTGCATTTGCAATTGGGAATATCCAAAAGAATTTTCAGATTGCAGATTATTTACTATATCCAAACGACTACATGAAAGAAAAGATGATTCATGCGTATTATCTAGAAAATACGTACCAGGGTAAGATTCTCTGCGAAGGATACCCTAGAAATGCAATCTTTTATCAGAAAGAGCGTGCAGAAATAATTCGTAAAGAGTTAGAGTTAGCAGATAAACAAGTGATTGTCTATATGCCAACTTGGCGTGGTACTTTAACAGAGATCAAAAATACTGAGCAAGCAGAAGCCTGTTCATGCAACTTTGCATTACTTGATAAACTCTTAAATGATAATCAGGTGTTCTTTGTGAAATTCCATGTATTTTTACAAGGTTGCTTTGATTTTAGTAAGTATAAGCACATCAAACCGTTTCCAGAAGGTTATGAAACCTATGACTTCTTAAATTCCGCAGATATTTTGGTAACCGATTATTCTAGTGTATTTTTTGATTTTGCAAATACAAGAAAGAAAATTGTTTTATTTACGTATGATAGGAATGATTATCTGGATGAGAGAGGTATCTATATTCCACTCGATTCACTTCCGTTTCCGCAAGTCGAGAATGTAACTAAATTATATGAAGAAATTAATACACCAAAAACATATGACGACAAAGATTTTTTAGAGAACTTCTGTACCTATGATAATATCGATGCAGTGAATAAGATAGCGAGGCATGTTTTTCTTGGACAAAAAGTATGCAAAGAAGAAAAAGCAAAAGGGAATGGAAAGCCAAATATTCTTGTTTATTGTTCGAACTTAGTAATGAACGGTATCACTACCTCTTTATTAAATCTTATGAGTCTAATAGATAAAGAGAAAGCAAATTATTATTTATTCTTTAGGCAGAATCAATTTATAAAGACTCCTATGCGATTATCGGTTCTACCACCAAATATGGGATTAATGCCACTTTGCGGAAGCACCATAGAATGGAAATGGATGGAAGCAGTTTACCATAAGTTATATTTTCGATTTAATATGGACTCGAAATTTTTGCAAAAGCGCATGAATCGCCTCTATCAAAGAGAATTTGATAAGCGCTTTCAGAATGTTCGAATCGATAAAATTGTACATTTTAGTGGTTATACTCCAGATATCACCTTGTACTTACAGCAAGCAGAGGCTAGGAAGGTTATCTTTATCCATAATAATATGTTTGAAGAATATAAAGAAAAGAAGAATTTCCACTTCAATATTCTTAAACATGCATTTGAAAGCTATGATAAAATTATTGCAGTTAGTGATGAAACAAAAAACTCCATTAAAAAAATCGGTGATTTTATGGACAAGGTAGAAGTATTAAATAATGCTCATAATGTGGAGGATATCTTAGTAAAAGCAAAACTTCCATTTGTTATGGAAGAGGAGACAGAGCTTTCTGTTCCTTATGAAGAATTTACTAAGATGCTAGAAGGTGATTCCACGAAATTTATAACGATTGGACGATTCTCGCCAGAAAAAGGACATATGAAATTGATGTCAGCATTTAATGAGTTTCATAAGGATCATCCAAACACGAAGCTTATCGTCATCGGTGGCTATGGAACCTTATTTAACGATACGGTGGATTTTTCGAGGAAATTAGAAAGTGCGAAAGATATATATATCGTAAAATCAACTTCAAATCCATTTACCATACTAAAACAATGCGACTTATTCTTATTACCATCAGACCGTGAACCATTAGGGTTAGTATTACTGGAAGCAGATACGCTAGGAGTTCCAATTGTCGCAACGGATATTCCAGGTTCTGGTGATTTTATCAGAGAGCATCATGGTTATCTGGTTGAGAACAGTGAAAAGGGACTAAGAAAAGGTATGGAAGATTTTTTAGAAGGTAAAGTAAAACCACTTAACATTTCTTTTACGAAATATAATCAATCTATAGTAAAACGATTTGAAGATTTAATTGGAGTTAATTATGCAAAATAG